A window from Cydia pomonella isolate Wapato2018A chromosome 8, ilCydPomo1, whole genome shotgun sequence encodes these proteins:
- the LOC133520357 gene encoding pickpocket protein 28-like yields the protein MIDNRTLKGNRRYSRLEIYFKEPRFVSMRRSELFGLTDFLANCGGLLGLFLGFSFLSLVEIFYFCTLRLWCTLKNDMKNEKKKLKESVYKK from the exons ATGATCGATAACCGAACTTTAAAAGGTAATCGCAG ATATTCCCGTTTGGAAATTTACTTCAAAGAGCCGCGTTTCGTGTCAATGCGGCGTTCGGAGCTGTTCGGATTGACGGACTTTCTGGCCAATTGCGGAGGGCTTCTGGGCCTGTTCCTCGGGTTCTCCTTCCTCAGCCTTGTTGAGATCTTCTACTTCTGTACTCTaag attGTGGTGTACCCTGAAAAACGACATGAAAAATGAAAAGAAGAAGCTAAAGGAAAGTGtgtataaaaaatag